The Eleginops maclovinus isolate JMC-PN-2008 ecotype Puerto Natales chromosome 6, JC_Emac_rtc_rv5, whole genome shotgun sequence DNA segment ccaaagcatgatgtttccacccccatgcttcacagtaggtatggtgttctttggatgcaactctgcattctttctcctccaaacacgacgagttgagtttttaccaaaaacttctattttggtttcaactgaccatatgacattctcccaatcctcttctggatcatccaaatgccctctagcaaacttcagacgtgcctggacatgtactggcttaagcagggggacacgtctggaagtgcaggatttaagtccctggcggcgtagtgtgttactgatggtagcctctgttactttggtcccagctctctgcaggtcattgactaggtccccccgtgtggttctgggatttttgctcaccgttcttgtgatcattttgaccccacggggtgagatcttgcgtggagccccagatcgagggagattagcagtggtcttgtatgtcttccattttctaataattgctcccacagttgatttcttcacaccaagctgcttacctattgcagattcagttttcccagcctggtgcaggtctacaattttgtctctggtctcctttgacagctctttggtcttggccatagtggagtttggagtatgactgtttgaggttgtggacaggtgtcttttatactgataacgagttcaaaaaggtgccattaatacaggtaacgagtggaggatagaggagcctcttaaagaagaagttacaggtctgtgagagccagaaatcttgcttgtttgtaggtgaccgaatacttattttaccgaggaatttaccaattaattcattaaaaatcctacaatgtgatttcctggatttttttttctcattctgtctctcatagttgaggtatgcctatgataaaaatgacaggcctctctcatctttttaaatgggagaacttgcacaattggtggctgactaaatacttttttgccccactgtataattGGGCTTTGACTTCATGGCAGCTTTTACATTCATGTCGTATATACAGTAAATGGGCGCATGGACTAAATCTGAAACCTAAAAAGCAGCGGAACAAGCACATCCCAATGGCACTAATGTGCTGTAATATATTAGTTTTTCTTCCTCAGTTTgatacaaattattttttaccaGCAACTGTAATTGAAATATCAGTGTTACAGCAGTACTACACAGAAAAGCCGGTCTGAATGTGCGTAACATCACAGTGGACAGGCTCCTGTCAGATGATTACCCGAAACTGAAGGTGTGAGGTGGCAGAATTGGTGTTAAAAACATGGATCTATTTAGGCTTCAGTATTGTTTGGGTTACTTCTTTAACTCTTGGTACACCTTACGCCCATTAATGAAAATTGAGCATGGTTCCGATGCTACAGACTTCTCATTTCAAATGActggaaataaatgattaaaagtaatttaaatatCTGACGGATGCCTGTGCACCTCAAAGCCATGTACTCTAATGAGCTGAACGCAGATTAATGGTGAGGCACCGGACTAAAGAACAGCCTCAAATGACTTTTGAAGTATTCATGTTCACAGGCTCCCTCGTCAGAAATTGGAAACGTTATATAGCACTCAACAGACTCTTCCTTCAGCTTCTAATCCATCTGAACTCACTGCTTCACTCCTAAGCCTGTGATGTAATGGGCACAAGGACTCAGTGACAACAAGCCTGAGGTTGGCACAAAGGGAGTACATAACCCTGCACCaaagatttgtatttttccagAATCAAACACCTCCTCAGTTCAGATTCGAAGTACTAGGTTTGTCGAAAAGCAGGAGCATTTAATTTACCATTTATCATGACCAGGTGGCAGCTTCATGCTTTAAGACCAGTGAGAATAATAGCCAGGGTTAAAGATGTCAGATCCGACTGCTGCAGGATGACTGGGTTGAGTTTATTCTTCTACGTTGCGAGAGACAAAGTATTCAGTGAATCAGGAACCAGAGTGCGGTGTCCTGGAATCTTTATTAAGGCCTGTTGAGTTATTTTAAGATGGTTGTTTTCGGTCTATTAACAACTGCTCCCTGTTCAGTTTATGAACGTCCCTGAGGAAGAAAGTAATCAACTCCCAAGGCTTGGTACTACAAATATGGACCACATTCACTAAATTGGTCCTTAATTTCCCTTGGGGGGCAAACAATTGTATCCTATGCTTTCTGATGAGACGCATACATCGGAAACCAAAGGCATCAAACTCAGCTGATTGATAGATTGAAATTGTTCATAACTAAGACTGATGTTGAATTGGAGAGAGTATAGGAAAAAACATTAGAAAGGAGGTATGAGCCAGCAGTGACATTATGAGGGGGCTCGAGCCCTTATGCTCAGAAACCTGAATTCTAGTTGGCTTGGGTGCAAGACGACAAAACGTTCTTTCCTTGAGCTGTTACCGCTGAGTGGAGCAGAGTGTGCCACGATCttgttctttgttttgattgaagACAAATTGAAACTGTCATTGGTCAGTTAAGTTTGGATGGAccattttattgtcatatgaGTCATTTTGGAAAATTGTCTTCTGGACATTTTGGCCTTCTTGAAAGAGGAACAGGACCTCCTCAAGACGACTGTTTAGAGATGCATCACAGATCTTTATGGAGACTTGTCTCTGAATGGAAGCATGTTTTGTTCTTCCAGCTTGTGCTTCCTGCAACAACATGTGCATTTCAATGTGTACACCCAAAATATATAGTTAGTATCAATTATCTGATTACCAAATTCCTTTGCTTGCCCCCCTTTTACAACATCTGATTTGAAACAGACTTTTGGTTCCCATTCCTCCATTGAGTATTTGTGAGAGAATTAACAGTACAGTTAATGAATcgaactgttaaataaataaacaaaactgcCACCTTTTACGTCACGACTGCAAGTTGTAGTTTTCATACTAAGGGAGAGTAGCAGTTGAGTCACCATCTCTGTTTCAGTCTTCATTGTGAATGATTGTTATGAGTCATACCTTGACTCGGCATTGGCCTTTCCACTGCAAGAACATCCTCATATTCAGATCGTGTACATTCAGTGATAATATCCAGCACAGCTGATAATTTCCTGCTCAATCCTTATAAGGTTAGTATTGGTTGATTTAAAACTTGTAATTGTGTTTAGCAATCTGGAGTCTTTTGTTAATGCATGAGCTTCAAGTTTTTAAGAGGTGTTTATTAGTGGAACTCATTAAAAAATGACTACTGAAGATGACTAGCTGGGCAATCATGAGCTTTTTAGGTCTACACCTGTAAGATGtcaccttttttctttgtggAGTAGAAACTGTTGTCCAGTGTGAGCAGATGTGTTGTCCATTGTGTAAAGATTGACGGGACAAATTATGAGTCCAATTCAAATGAACACAAAGAGACGACAATGTGAGCTGTCTGCCACAGAACGCTTTCTTTTTACAACACCGCAATCTAGTGCAGCAATCCAAACAAGATAAGTGGCACTACCTTCAGACGAATGCATGTTGTGAAGGAATGCTGGTTCCCTAGGTGATATGTTGACTTTTTTAGCACCATCAGAGCATGCCAGTAGAGACCTGTGAAATAAATGCTTGCTTCTGAGTGGAGAGCTAATTATCACATACAATGAAGGGGCTGTGGTGGcgtatttgtttgtgtggtaTTTGCATTTTAGCTGAAGATGTTTATCCAAGTTCAGACTTTAAAGGTTGCAAAAGGGCAAAAATGCAGggttgcttttgtgtgtgtgtgactcatttTTCTTGCCTTCACGTTTTTGCGGCTGGTCGACTGCAGACAAGATTAACTTTCCAGAGACTTCACTGGACTCTTTTGTcctctcattttatttaatgtcacATTACATATGTGCAGTTACAAAATTACTCATGGTGGTAAGGCAAGGCAGAGAGACACGAAAGATTCATGCTTTAACTGTAGTGTCCTTACTGACATAGCAACAATTAgacaaatattaaacacatcAATCCTCAAGAAAATTAAGAGGCATACATCCTCTGAGATGCAAAGTAAGAGAGTATAGATGTCACCAAGGAGATCAGTTGGTCAAACTGAAATAATTAGCCCAAACATTGCTGTACAGGTTTCTGTGCAATGTGAAATATTGACACAACAGTGTCATACAGGAACATCATAAAAAAATTGCACCAAAGACAATTTGGCGCAGAACAGTTTGACATCTTGGGAAATGTGCCTATGCACTTGATTGAGCTAAGAACAAAGAATCGAAAAAGGATGTAATGGCTGGCCTGCTTCTGTTAAAAAGTCATTAAGTCGGCCATCCAGCACATCTAAAGCTTACTGGTCACCTCGTTAGTTTAGCTTTCAACTAGGAAACGGGCTTTTGGACTGCATTTCTGCTTTCTCACAGTTATGTGAACTCTTCACTAATTGGTTTTCTGCTTACTTTTGAAAATCATGTGCATACGTTTTAGCTGTGGCATGagttcacagagagagaggtatAAATGAACAGTAATTTGACAGATTGTCTTCTTTTCGCTTCGTTTTTGTAAGGGTTAAGCAAATGAGATAAAATGTGTAAGTGAGCCTTTGGAAGCTAGCTCTCTcccgtttccagtctttatgttGAGCTAAGCTATCCAGTTGCTGGCTGTTGCATCATATTAAGCTTACTAACAGGAGGCTGGTATTAGTCTTCTCAACGCAAATAATTGTGTTAACCAGATGTAGAGTAAATCACATGAAGATGTCTTTGTGTATCAAACCAGGCCATTCGGTGCTTCCTCCACTCTCCTCCCTCTCAGAGCAGGATTGAGAACATTTCGGACTGACCGAGACACTCTCAGCAGGAGTTCCTTCAGTCCTGCCCTGTACTCTTTTCGGATCAGGCAGTAGAGCACTGGGTTGAGACAGCTGTTTGCATGAGCTAAACACACAGTCAGGGGGAAGGCATAGGCCTGGACGTTGTAGAAGGCTTTACTGAAGGGCACCAAGTCAAATTTGATCAGCACCCCCCACAGAGTGAGAGCCTGGTTAGGCAGCCAGCAGCTGAAGAAGGACAAAACTACAATGGTGACGGAGCGGGTGACTTTGGAGCGGCGGCGGTGGCGTCCTCTTTCACACTCTGACCTTTCTGGGACAGTCCCACTCTCCATGCTGCCTACGATTCTGCGGCTCAGGATGAACCTCAGGAGAAGGAGGTAGCAGACAGAGATCACGATCAAGGGAATTACAAATCCAAGGAGGACTTTTTGTGTTTGATAGAGTCCAAGCAGGACTTGAGGATCCCAGTGACctgagtcagagtcagagaagCGCATTAAGCACAGCTCGTCATCTGTAGACACCtgtaacacaaaaacaacataacaaGTTTAACAGCCGATTACATTTGTGATTTCAGTCATTAACGTTACCAGTATAATGCATCAAAAAGGCCTAACTGCACCATCTACGCTGTAAAAATGTAAGggaacataaaaacaaaacattggaACTTAAATATACATCAACAGTCCTATTGCCAACAGTAAAAGTTAGTACGGCTGCAATTTAATCCGGTCTAAGTGTAAATTCAACAAACCTGGACTGTGGTAGAGTAGAGAGCATGAGGCAGTGTAACCACCAGTGACACCATCCAAATAATTAAACTGGCCCATCTGGCACGAGCATTAGCGACCCTATGGCTGCTCATCTTCATAGAGGTAAGCAAAGTGTGGTATCGGGTCACACTCATGGTGGTGAGGAAGAAGACACTGGCGTACATGTTCATTGTCGTGACCGAGCTCACGATCTTGCACATGACCCGGCCAAAGGGCCAGCGGAAGTCCAGTAACGTGTCTATGGCCCAGAAGGGCAAGGTGAGGACGAACTGGAGGTCTGTCAGTGCCAGGCTCATCACGAAACAGTCGATAGAAGAGTGGTGTTGGCCCCAGCGGCGGGAGTGGAGCAGGAACAGAGCCAGGAGGTTACCCACAAGCCCCAGGACACACACCACCAGGTACACCAAGGCGATGACAACTCGTACCTGTCAAACACATagaatagtttttattttggcatttcTGACCTTAATGGCCACAAAGTGCACATGAGGAAATTACAAAATACATCATCCTTAGCACTTTCTTTCAAAACCAAGGCAAACAAAAAAGTACACTTAATTGAATATACTGCttccatatacagtggggcaaaaaagtatttagtcagccaccaattgtgcaagttctcccatttaaaaagatgagagaggcctgtaatttttatcataggtatacctcaactatgagagacaaaatgagcaaaaaaaatccagaaaatcacatcgtaggatttttaaagaattaattttctaaaataagtatttggtcaataacaaaagttcatctcaatactttgttatataccctttgttggcaatgacagaggtcaaacattttctgtaagtcttcacaaggttttcacacactgttgctggtattttggcccattcctccatgcagatctcctctaaagcagtgatgttttggggctgtcgctgggcaacacggactttcaactccctccaaagattttctatggggttgagatctggagactggctaggccactccaggatcttgaaatgcttcttacgaagccactccttcgttgccctggcggtgtgtttgggatgattgtcatgctgaaagacccagccacgcttcatcttcagtgcccttgctgatggaaggaggttttcactcaaaatctcacgatacatggccccactcattctttcct contains these protein-coding regions:
- the LOC134866301 gene encoding relaxin-3 receptor 1-like, whose protein sequence is MQSNSSSSGALAALCGAENEIEISKLVSPAGAASNLAVFNLSLNCWLHILSKESSLDLHADSANLAVRVVIALVYLVVCVLGLVGNLLALFLLHSRRWGQHHSSIDCFVMSLALTDLQFVLTLPFWAIDTLLDFRWPFGRVMCKIVSSVTTMNMYASVFFLTTMSVTRYHTLLTSMKMSSHRVANARARWASLIIWMVSLVVTLPHALYSTTVQVSTDDELCLMRFSDSDSGHWDPQVLLGLYQTQKVLLGFVIPLIVISVCYLLLLRFILSRRIVGSMESGTVPERSECERGRHRRRSKVTRSVTIVVLSFFSCWLPNQALTLWGVLIKFDLVPFSKAFYNVQAYAFPLTVCLAHANSCLNPVLYCLIRKEYRAGLKELLLRVSRSVRNVLNPALRGRRVEEAPNGLV